The Sphingomonas sp. NBWT7 nucleotide sequence GCGGAGTGGACGATCCCGCCGGCATCGAACGCAGCCGCAAGATCGGCGTGGTCACGCGCGACGATCGCGCCCTCGAACAGCGGGAACAGCGCGTCGCGGTGCGTGAAGCGCAACCCGTCGTCGGCGGCGAAGCTGACGCCGCGTTCCGCCTCGACGCGCGCGATTGCCTCACCCAGCCCGAGCGCCGCGACGAGATTGGCCCATTGCCGGTGCGTGACGACGACGATCATCGTCCGCTTGCCGTCACGCGTCGTGAAGTCGCGCCCGAACAGACCGAACACGGTGTTGCCGAGCCGCGGTCGATCGCTGCCGGTGTGCAGCACCTCGGCAATTCCGCCGAGGTTGGCGACGGTGCCGATCGCGACGTCCGACAGCGGCAGCCGCACCTCGCCGCCCTGGCCGGTCGCGTCGCGGCGGCGCAGCGCGGCGAGCAGTGCGAAGGCGGCGTACGACCCTGTCAGCAGGTCCCAGGCGGGCAACACGTGGTTGACGGGCTCCGGCCCCGGCCCGGTCAGCATCGGATAGCCGACCGCATTGTTGACGGTATAGTCGAGCGCCGGGCTGCCATCCGCCCAGCCCATCACGCGCACGGTGATCAGATCGGCGCGCCCGTGCGCCAGCGTGTCGTGCGCAAGGAACCCCTTCGCCGGGAAGTTGGTGACGAACTGCCCCGTCGCGCGCACCAGCGCCTGGAGCAGCTCGCGCCCCTCCGGCCGGCCGAGATCGAGCGCGACGCTCTTCTTCGCGCGGTTGAGGTTCTCCCAGTAGAGCGAATCGTTGTTCTCGGTCACCGGCCAGCGGCGAAAGTCGGGGCCGCCGCCGATCTGGTCGACGCGGATCACCTCCGCCCCCATCTGTGCGAGATAGAGCCCCGCGGTGGGCGAGGCGACGAACGACGACGCCTCGATCACGGATAGGCCGGGGAGGAGATCGTACATCGGTCAGGCGACTCCGGCGTTGAACTCGCGCAGCATGTGCTTGGCGATCTGCAGCTGCAGGATCTGCGTCGTGCCCTCGTAGATGCGATAGATGCGCGCGTCGCGGAAGAAGCGTTCGGCGTCATATTCGGCGAGATAGCCCGCGCCGCCGTACACCTGCACGACGCGGTCGACGATCCGCCCGCACGCTTCTGACGCGAAGACCTTGGTCGCCGCCGCCTTGCGCAGCACCGCCTCGCCCGCATCGGCGCGGCGCGCGCAGTCGGCGAGCATCGTCTCGGACGCGTAGAGCTCGATCTCGCTGTCGGCGAGCATCTGCTGGATCAGCTGGAAATTGGCGATCGGCTCACCGAACGCCTTGCGCTCGGTGGCGTAGCGCAGCGCCGAATCGAGCGCGCGACGGGCATAGCCCATCGACGCCGCAGCGACCGACAGCCGCCCATTGTCGAGGCTCTTCATCGCGGTAACGAAGCCCTTGCCTTCCTCGAGCCCGAGTAGCGCGTCGGCCGGGAGGTGAACGTCCTCCAGGATGATGTCGGCGATGTGCGACCCCGCCTGGCCCATCTTCTTGTCCGACTTGCCGACGGTGACGCCCGGCGTGTCCATCGGCACGATGAACGCCGACACGTGCGCGTTCTTGGGCAGCGCCTCCTTCGACGTGCGCGCCATGATGACGGCCATCTTCGCGTCGGGCGCGTTGGTGATGTAGCGCTTCGTTCCGTTCAGTACCCAGCCGTTGCCGGAACGAACCGCCATCGTCTGCATGCCCGCCGAATCGCTGCCCGATCCCGGTTCGGTCAGGCCGAAGGCGGTGACCATGCCGCCCGCCATCTGCGGCAGCCATTCGCGCTTCTGCTCCTCGGTGCCGCCGTTGCGCAGCGCCGAATTGACCATGCCGATGGTGATCGAGATGATCGAGCGGAAACACGGCATCGCGTAAGCGAGCTCGCGGATCGTCTGCGTATACTGGTACGTGTTCATCCCCGCGCCGCCATATTCCTCGGCGATCGTCAGCCCGAACAGCCCCATGTCGCGCATCTCGGCGAGGATGTCGTCGGGGATGCGGTCGGTCTCGAGGATTTCCTTCTCGGCCGGGATCAGCCGGTCGCGCACGTAGCGGCGCAGCTGGTCGATGAACTGGGCGAACGTCTCGGCATCCATGCCGGTATTCGGGCCGGTATTGAGCGTGCTCATGCGGGAAACCTCAGATCGGATCGTAGGGAAAGACGTGCGCCGACACCTCGTCGGCGCGCGCGAAGCTTGGGCGGAACGAGGGCGCGAGTTCGTCGGCGATCGCCTGCGGCGTCCAGCCTTCGAGTTTGGTCATCGAGCGGATCGGGCGCGGCTTGGAGAACAGCACGATCTCGTTCTTGCGTACTGCGAAGATCTGGTTGCTTACGTCCGCCGACAGATCGGACGCGAGATAGGCGACGAGCGGCGCGATCTTGTCCGCGCTCATTGTCTGGAGCCGCGCGACGCGCTCCTTTGCCTCGGGCGTCTCCGCCGGGATCGACGCGGTCATGCGGCTCCACGCGAACGGCGCGATGCAGTTCGAGCGGACGCCGACGCGCGCCATGTCGAGCGCGATCGACTGCGACAGGCCGACGATGCCGAGCTTGGCGGCGGAATAGTTCGCCTGGCCGATGTTGCCGATCAGCCCGGACGTCGAGGTGAAGTGGACGAAGCTGCCCGACTGCTGCTCGCGGAAATACGGCGTCGCTGCCTTAGAAACGTTGAACGCGCCGTTGAGGTGCACGTCGATCACCGCGCGCCAGTCCTCGTGGCTCATCTTGTGCCAGATCGTGTCGCGCAGGATGCCGGCGTTGTTCACCACCGCATCGATGCGGCCGAAGCGCTTCACCGCGTCCTCGACGATCGTCGCCGCGCCGGCGGGATCGGCGACGCTGGCGAGATTGGCGATTGCTTGGCCGCCCGCCTCGACGATGTCGCGCGCGGTCTGCTCCGCTGGGCCGGCCTCGCCGCCTTCGCCGCCTTCGCCGACGCCCGGATCGTTGATGACGACCGCCGCGCCCTCGCGCGCGCAGAGCAGCGCGATTTCGCGCCCGATGCCGCGCCCCGCGCCGGTCACCGCGACGACCTTGCCTTCGAGAATGCCTGCCATCCCGCTCTCCCTTGTCGGCGTCAGCCGTACAGCGATGCGCCCAGACTTTCAACATCCGGCATTGTTTTTCAGGATGTTGAAAGATAGGTCAGGGCATGGAGCTTCGGGTACGCTCGGTCGGTCACGCCTTTGCGATCATGCGGCTGCTCGCCCATGGCGAGGCGATGACGCTGTCGGAGATAGCGCGCGGCTGTGCGCTCAGTCCGTCGACCTGCCTCGGGCTGCTGCGCACCCTGATCGGCGAACGCGTGCTCGCCGCGCAGCCGGGCAAAAGGTACGCCCTCGCGCCGGCGTGGCGGGAGGGATCGGCGCGATGGGCCGATCCGCACGCGCAGATCGTCGCCACCGCCCGCCCGCTGCTCGACCGGGCGGCGCGCCAACTCGACGCGCCGGTCGGGCTGTGGCGCGTCGTTGCGGGGGAGCGGCTGCAGCTGATCGCGCTGGGCGAGAGTGCGGCGTCGACCCGGATCCACATGCAGGTGGGGCAGCGCCAGCCGATCGGCGGCGGCGCGACCGGCCGCGCGCTTGCCGCGGCGCAGAGGCTCGAGGAGGCGGCGGTGGCGACGCGGTTCGCGGCGGTGCGCTGGGAACGCGCGCTCGATCTCGCCGCCTATCGCAGGCAGATCGCGGATGCGGCGCGTGACGGCTATGCGGTCGACGATCGCTACGGCCACGCCGGCGTGCGCTCGATTGCGGTCGCCGTTCCCGGCGACCCGCCGACGCTGTGCCTGTCGGTATCGTTCTTCGCCGCCGACGCCGGCTGCGCCCGCGACGCCGAGGCCGGCCAGCTGTTGAAAGACCTAGCCAACGGACTCCATGCGTCGACTAGCGCAGCCTAGGCACCACGGAACGCCTGCCAACCCGCATGGAAGTACCACTTCCACGCGCACCCTTTACGCCGCCACCACCTTGCGTGCCTCGTCCGCCGCCTCGATCTCTGCCGCCTTCGCCTCGACCAGGCCGACGATGTGCTCGATCATGCCGGCGTCCTGCACGTGATGGTCGGTGACGCCCGACAGATACACCATGTGCTTGCCGTTGCCGCCGCCGGTGATCCCGATGTCGGTTTCGCGCGCCTCGCCCGGGCCGTTGACGACGCAGCCGAGCACGGAAAGCGACATCGGCGTGCGGATATGCTGCAACCGTTCCTCCAGCGCCTGAACGGTGCGGATGACGTCGAACCCCTGCCGTGCGCAGCTCGGGCAGCTCACCACGCGCACGCCGCGATTGCGGATGCCGAGCGCCTTCAGGATCTCGAACCCGACGCGCACTTCCTCCTCGGGCTCGGCCGACAGCGAGACGCGGATCGTGTCACCGATGCCGTACCACAGGAGCGAACCGATCCCGATCGCGCTCTTCACCGTGCCGCCGACGAAGCCGCCCGCCTCGGTGATGCCGAGATGCAGCGGGCAATCGACCACTTCGGCGAGCTGCTGGTAGGCGGCGACCGCGAGGAACAGATCGGACGCCTTCACCGCCACCTTGAATTCGTGGAAGTCGCGGTCCTGCAGCAGCTTGATATGATCGAGCGCGCTTTCCACCAGCGCCTCGGGGCAGGGTTCGCCGTATTTCTCGAGCAGGTCCTTTTCCAGGCTGCCGGCGTTGACGCCGATGCGGATCGCGCAGCCATTCGCCTTGGCGGCGTTGACCACTTCGTTGACGCGCTCGGCCGATCCGATGTTGCCCGGGTTGATGCGCAGGCACGCGGCGCCGGCATCAGCCGCCTCCAGCGCGCGCTTGTAGTGGAAATGGATGTCGGCGACGATCGGCACGCGCGCGGCGCGCACGATTTGGCGCAGCGCCGCGGTCGATTCGACGTCGGGGCAGCTGACGCGGATGATGTCGACGCCGGCATCCTCGCAGCGGCGGATCTGATCGATCGTCGCGCGCGGATCGGACGTCGGCGTGTTGGTCATCGTCTGCACGGTGACGGGCGCATCGCCGCCGACGGGCACGGTGCCGACCATGATCTGGCGGCTTTGGCGGCGCGTGATATCGCGCCAGGGACGGAGGGACATGGAGGCTTCCTATCGGCTTTGCCGGCGATATAGCGTCTCGCGGACATAAACGAAATCAGGGGCAGGATCATGACGCTTTCGCTGTACGACGCGGTTATTCCGTCGAACCTCCAGATCCTCGGCGCGGTCGACGGCCTCATCGACAAGGCGGAGGCGTTCGCGAGCGAGAAGGGCATGGCGCCCGCCGCGCTGATCGACGCGCGGCTCGCGCCCGACATGCTGCCGTTCGGCTATCAGGTGAAGTCGGTCGCCGAACATTCGATCGGCGGGATCGAGGGCGTGCGCGGCGGCAACTTCTCGCCCAGCATGACGCCGTGGCCGACCGATTTCGCCGGGCTTCACGCCAAGGTGCAGGGCGCGATCACCGCGCTCGAGGCGGTCGACCGTGCCGAATTCGACGCGCTGGCGGACAAGGACACGCAATTCTCGATGGGCGAGATGCGCATGCCGTTCAGCGGCGCGCAGTTCCTCTTGTCCTTCTCGCAGCCCAATTTCTATTTCCACGCCACCACCGCCTACGCGATCCTGCGTGCGCAGGGGGTGAAGCTGGGCAAGCGCGACTTCCTGGGCAAATTGCGCATGGCGATCTGACCGCAGCAATAGTTCGTTACGGTTCTCGCGCTAAGGCGGGGCGGTGCCAAAACCCGCCGCCCCCGCCACACGCCACTATGGCCTCGACTGGCTGCGGATCGGCGCGTTCGCGCTGCTGATCGTCTACCATGTCGCGATGGTTTTCGCGCCGTGGCCGTGGGTGGTGAAATGGCCCGAGACGTTTCCGGCGCTGATCGTGCCGATGGCGCTGCTGACGCCGTGGCGCATCCCGCTGCTGTTCGTCGTATCGGGCTTCGCGACGCGCAAGCTGCTGTCGCGTAGCCCCGATCTCGCCGGCTTCGTCCATGCGCGCAGCCTGCGCCTGCTCGTCCCGCTCGCCTTCGCGATGCTCGTGCTGCTGCCACCCGAACTCTGGGTCCGCGTGCGGCTCGCGGGCGATCCGGAGGGGCTCGCGACCTATTGGCTGGGCGATTACTGGAGCCCGTTCGTCCACTACGGCCGTGCCTTCCCGAACTGGGAACATATGTGGTTCGTCGTCTACCTGTGGGCGTATACGATGGTGCTCGCCGCGATGATCGCACGGATGGGCATCGCGCGGATCGACCGCTGGTTCGCGCTGCTGACGATCGGATGGCGGCTCGTGTGGCTGCCGATCGCCGCGCTAGTGGGCATGAAGATCGCGCTGATGTTCGTCGTGCCGGAAACGCAGGGGCTGTTCAGCGACTGGACCGGGCATTCGGCGTACCTGCCGCTGTTCGTCTTCGGCTTCGCGCTCGGGGGCACGCCTGCGCTGTGGCAGGGCATCGCGCGCGGTTGGCGCGCGGCGCTCGCCATCGCGCTGGCGTGTGCCGTCGTCGTCACCTGGGTGGAGCTCGCCTATCAGGGAAGCACGCTGCCGGGGCATGCGGTGATGGCGCTCGATCGCGCGGCGCGGCTCGGCATGGCGTGGGGCGTGATCCTCGCGCTGCTGCGTCTCGCCGACGCGCGGCTCAACTGCGATCACCGCTGGCGCGCGCCGCTCGCGGAGGCAGTGTTCCCCGCCTATATCGTCCATCATCCGGTGCTCGTCGTACTCGCCTGGCTCGCGCCCGGCTGGGGGCTTGGGCCACTCGCGGGCTTCGCCTTCCTGCTCGGCGCGACGGCGCTCGCCTGTTGGGGCGCCTATGCCGCGGGGCGCCGCATCGCCTGGCTCGCGCCACTGATCGGGCTTGCCCCGCGCCGCGCGGTGCCGCCGCGCGCGATGGTATCGGGGGCGGGGGGAAGCTGCTAGGCACCGCGCCGATGCAGCGGCACTACGGCCTCGACTGGCTTCGCATCGGGGCCTTTGCGATCCTGATCCTCTACCATATCGGCATGGTGTTCGTGCCGTGGCCGTTCCACGCAAAGCTCGATGCGCAGCCGTGGGTCGCAGTGCCGATGATGCTGTCCAACCCGTGGCGATTGTCGCTGCTGTTCGTCGTCTCGGGCTATGCCAGCCGTGCGCTGTTCGTGCGCCATGCGACGGCATGGACGTTCGTGCGCAGCCGCACCGCGCGGCTGCTGATCCCGCTCGCGTGCGGCGTCGCGGCGATCGTGCCGCCGCAGGCATGGGTCGAACTCGTCACGCAGCACGGCTACCAGCGCGGCTTCGCTGCCTTCTGGTGGGGCGATTACTTCCGCTTCGGGCGGCTAGACGGCATCGCGCTGCCGACGTGGAACCACCTGTGGTTCGTCGGCTATCTGTGGGTCTACACGCTCGGCTGGACGCTGGTGCT carries:
- the ispG gene encoding flavodoxin-dependent (E)-4-hydroxy-3-methylbut-2-enyl-diphosphate synthase; the encoded protein is MSLRPWRDITRRQSRQIMVGTVPVGGDAPVTVQTMTNTPTSDPRATIDQIRRCEDAGVDIIRVSCPDVESTAALRQIVRAARVPIVADIHFHYKRALEAADAGAACLRINPGNIGSAERVNEVVNAAKANGCAIRIGVNAGSLEKDLLEKYGEPCPEALVESALDHIKLLQDRDFHEFKVAVKASDLFLAVAAYQQLAEVVDCPLHLGITEAGGFVGGTVKSAIGIGSLLWYGIGDTIRVSLSAEPEEEVRVGFEILKALGIRNRGVRVVSCPSCARQGFDVIRTVQALEERLQHIRTPMSLSVLGCVVNGPGEARETDIGITGGGNGKHMVYLSGVTDHHVQDAGMIEHIVGLVEAKAAEIEAADEARKVVAA
- a CDS encoding SDR family NAD(P)-dependent oxidoreductase; this translates as MAGILEGKVVAVTGAGRGIGREIALLCAREGAAVVINDPGVGEGGEGGEAGPAEQTARDIVEAGGQAIANLASVADPAGAATIVEDAVKRFGRIDAVVNNAGILRDTIWHKMSHEDWRAVIDVHLNGAFNVSKAATPYFREQQSGSFVHFTSTSGLIGNIGQANYSAAKLGIVGLSQSIALDMARVGVRSNCIAPFAWSRMTASIPAETPEAKERVARLQTMSADKIAPLVAYLASDLSADVSNQIFAVRKNEIVLFSKPRPIRSMTKLEGWTPQAIADELAPSFRPSFARADEVSAHVFPYDPI
- a CDS encoding CoA transferase — protein: MYDLLPGLSVIEASSFVASPTAGLYLAQMGAEVIRVDQIGGGPDFRRWPVTENNDSLYWENLNRAKKSVALDLGRPEGRELLQALVRATGQFVTNFPAKGFLAHDTLAHGRADLITVRVMGWADGSPALDYTVNNAVGYPMLTGPGPEPVNHVLPAWDLLTGSYAAFALLAALRRRDATGQGGEVRLPLSDVAIGTVANLGGIAEVLHTGSDRPRLGNTVFGLFGRDFTTRDGKRTMIVVVTHRQWANLVAALGLGEAIARVEAERGVSFAADDGLRFTHRDALFPLFEGAIVARDHADLAAAFDAGGIVHSAYGTMADAVRDPRLVGDNPIFGTAADPSGTSYPAAGAFATLPADERRPPLPAPRNGQHSEQVLAERLGLSSGEIARLFDSGIARPA
- a CDS encoding acyl-CoA dehydrogenase family protein produces the protein MSTLNTGPNTGMDAETFAQFIDQLRRYVRDRLIPAEKEILETDRIPDDILAEMRDMGLFGLTIAEEYGGAGMNTYQYTQTIRELAYAMPCFRSIISITIGMVNSALRNGGTEEQKREWLPQMAGGMVTAFGLTEPGSGSDSAGMQTMAVRSGNGWVLNGTKRYITNAPDAKMAVIMARTSKEALPKNAHVSAFIVPMDTPGVTVGKSDKKMGQAGSHIADIILEDVHLPADALLGLEEGKGFVTAMKSLDNGRLSVAAASMGYARRALDSALRYATERKAFGEPIANFQLIQQMLADSEIELYASETMLADCARRADAGEAVLRKAAATKVFASEACGRIVDRVVQVYGGAGYLAEYDAERFFRDARIYRIYEGTTQILQLQIAKHMLREFNAGVA
- a CDS encoding IclR family transcriptional regulator, with amino-acid sequence MELRVRSVGHAFAIMRLLAHGEAMTLSEIARGCALSPSTCLGLLRTLIGERVLAAQPGKRYALAPAWREGSARWADPHAQIVATARPLLDRAARQLDAPVGLWRVVAGERLQLIALGESAASTRIHMQVGQRQPIGGGATGRALAAAQRLEEAAVATRFAAVRWERALDLAAYRRQIADAARDGYAVDDRYGHAGVRSIAVAVPGDPPTLCLSVSFFAADAGCARDAEAGQLLKDLANGLHASTSAA
- a CDS encoding DUF1993 family protein gives rise to the protein MTLSLYDAVIPSNLQILGAVDGLIDKAEAFASEKGMAPAALIDARLAPDMLPFGYQVKSVAEHSIGGIEGVRGGNFSPSMTPWPTDFAGLHAKVQGAITALEAVDRAEFDALADKDTQFSMGEMRMPFSGAQFLLSFSQPNFYFHATTAYAILRAQGVKLGKRDFLGKLRMAI
- a CDS encoding acyltransferase family protein, with translation MPKPAAPATRHYGLDWLRIGAFALLIVYHVAMVFAPWPWVVKWPETFPALIVPMALLTPWRIPLLFVVSGFATRKLLSRSPDLAGFVHARSLRLLVPLAFAMLVLLPPELWVRVRLAGDPEGLATYWLGDYWSPFVHYGRAFPNWEHMWFVVYLWAYTMVLAAMIARMGIARIDRWFALLTIGWRLVWLPIAALVGMKIALMFVVPETQGLFSDWTGHSAYLPLFVFGFALGGTPALWQGIARGWRAALAIALACAVVVTWVELAYQGSTLPGHAVMALDRAARLGMAWGVILALLRLADARLNCDHRWRAPLAEAVFPAYIVHHPVLVVLAWLAPGWGLGPLAGFAFLLGATALACWGAYAAGRRIAWLAPLIGLAPRRAVPPRAMVSGAGGSC